The genomic region cctgGAAAAtggtttattattatcatcagtaGTAGTAGAATCAttagtatcattattattattacaaatttTAAATTATTGGGATGAAAGaaacatttcacttttttttttataacatgtCCCTGTAGTGGACACTGGGTCAGTCTTTACCACAAAAAGTAGATTACAGGAAAGTGCATTTATATTACgtgtttaaaatgtaatattacaGGTACCCTGCATGCTTTTAACTAGTTGAAcatagtgtgtatgtgtgcatgtgcatgtgtgtgtctttacatGAGATAAATTATTTATGTCAGACTCTTCCCCACTTCTACAGAGTATGGAATCtggttaaaataataaaatacattggTTAAAATGTGCACTTTGTAAGGCTTAAAATCAGCATACACTTCTAAAATCTAAATATAACATAAATAAGACtctcataaataaaaacagcatcCTTATGAAGAACAGAAACAATACATCTTTATAAATCACATGACTTATATGCCTTACTACCATAAAGCAGAAGACAGAAGCATATTGGATGCATATTACATCACTAGAAAGTCCAGGATAGACTTTCCACAGTATTTGAGACTCATACACTGCATGTCAAGTGTTTTAAATGAaggtttcagtttcagtttcaggaCAACCATCAATTGCTGGCTTCTCAGAACGCTAGAACCACATGAGGTACAGAGAACATCTTCTGTGCCACCATCAACCTGCGCTCAGTCAGTGGCACGGCCCCTTCCTCCCTGTCGGTCAGGCCCATAAACCCCTGGGATTTAGCCACTGAGTTATTTTAGCTTTACAGGTTTAGCGGAGTGTCATTTTAGTTATCCTGCAGATTAGTAACGCTTACTGACCGCTTACTGAGGCAAACTGTGGTCCCATCATGAAGACACATCTGAGTCAAAACTGAAGATGAAACACTTATATATCAGCAGTTACATATCCTGTGCTTTGCAGCGTAATTTTGTTTGAATCAGGCACCAAGAAATCCATACAAGTGTTGCAGTCTTATTACATTTTAAGCAATAAAACTAAAttgtatataaatgtaaaatctagGATACAGTCCCAATGAGTGATCAcatagcccccccccccccccccccctttttgttttacagaatACATTTTGACACATCACAGTAAAACTAATGGCTTTAGCAGAATCCCCTTacgcacacataaacaaacaaacaagctaaGAAGTTAAGTTGAAGTACTTAGTAAAGCATCtgacaaaacagagcaaaggTGGTTAAACATTTCTTTGTTGTACAAGTGAATTAAAACAGAAGCCAAAAGACTGTAACCTGACAACCCCCACAGTTACAGGGATTTAATTTATACTGTACACTAATGTTACAATACCAGGATGTTAAACTTCCATAAAATActagtaaaaagaaaacaaatgtgaaacctCTTTCAGAACCacagcaaagagaaaaaagtcTTAAGCACacaaaatagatttaaaaaaaattaacaaccTTTCTGCTGGTGCAGAAAAAAATCACCCAACACATATGTAATAAAATGGCCTTAGGTTGAAAATCTGATTGTAGAGTCATTCAATCCTCCTTCATTCCTTTTCCATAACCGTTTCTCCTGTTGGGGTCGCGGGGCGCTGGAGCCTATCCAgttgacattgggtgagaggcggggttcaccctggacaggtcaccagactatcacagggctgacacatagagacagacaaccattcacactcacattcacacctacgtgcaatttacttacttacttatgcCTTACACCCTTTCTGGGCTATAGGCCGTCGACAAGGGACCTCCAGAGTACGTGATCGCTGGCTTTATTTCTATCTGTGACCAGGTGTATCCCATTTTCTTGGTGTCTGCCTGCAGATCCCTTCGCCAGGTGTTTCTTGGCCgacttctctttctcttcccctgAGGATTCCACGTCAGAGAGTGTGGCCGATCCATTTCCATCCTCTGCGTCCAATTTCATCTTTAGCTGGTATTTGCTGTGTCTGCGTCCAAACATCTTCGTTGGTGATCTTGTCTGGCCAATGGGTTTTCAAGATTCTTCTCAGGCACCTGTTTATGAAGCTTTGTACTTTGCTAGCTGTGTTATTTAGCACCACAACTCAAAGCAGAGGTAGACGAGCAGCTCCCATGTTGTGTGAGgtaaaaacagtgttttgtcATAAAGACAGCAATTTAACAGTTTAGTTCCCCatcggaaagggctgtctgacagaaaggtcaAGAGGTGAAAATATTACACTGATCAATAAGCACCTTGTACATAcactcattcattttctgtaactgcttatcctgttgggggtcacgtTGGGGttggagcctattccagctgacattgggagaGAGgtgaggtacaccctggacaggtcaccagacaaccattcacctcctacggccaatttagagtcaccaattaacctgcatgtctttggacttttGGAGGaagaacctggagaaaaccctgCTGACACAAGGAGGGCGTGCAGGGGTGGTCCCACACCCTGGGGTTCGATCCCCCCACCacgggttcaaaccaggaaccctctggctgtgaggtgacaatcaTAACCACTGCAGCACTGTGCCGCCCAGAGAAGAACTATCTTCTTTCCCAACTGCTTAATGAAACTGTGATCGACTCCTCATCATCACCTTGTTAGCACAGCAGACGTCCTCTCTGATGTGTTAAAACTTTTTCTATTGctttcacacatttttcactCCCCTTTTCACCACAGTTAACACAGATCTCTTAGAAAGATCGAGAACTTTGTTGGATTAACTGTGTTACAAAATATATTCTTTCCAACAATggacaaaagaagacaaaatacAACTATCAATATGAAGCAGTTCAATCTTAATTTGTGCTATACAGTATGCCAGTGTCAGAGATAACAAACCCTGCTGAACTCTGCACCTTGAATGTTTTACACTTTTTTAAGATGCCCTGGTGAAATGCTGTACAAAATATCACCATTTTTACATGCCTTTGGTCTCTTGGTGTCTTTTATAGATGGATAACGACTGATTGCTGATTGAAGAGTTGCTCAAAGGAGTTTCACACAGGTGGATCAGAGATTCGTAATTTCTATCAGCTATCaataaatgttttccttttgtttaagACATTCAAACCAGAAGAGTTTTGTGTTTTCTATGAGATCTGTGTTAACTATTTTGAAAAAGGGTGTGAAAAACTGTTAACACATTTGCAAGAGGAGACTTCTGCTGTGCTAAGAAGGTGATGATGAAAATGAAGTGGATTCAAGTTCCCTTGAGTGTGTCCTCAAGTCTTGGAATGCATACTGTACTGTTTTAAACACGTAGTATCAAAGTATTGATACTTTTCACTACCTTACTTTACATACACACTGGAAAAGCCCCTCTGGTCACTCTGCGTAGGAGTTTCCATTTTACTTCGTAATAGCTTGAGGAGTATCAGTGACCCTGGGTCACTAAGGGTTCAAGATGGGATCAGGCATATGGATTACTGCTTTGAAGGCAGCTTGCCAAAGACTTTGTCTAAAAATAAGTTTCTTGCTGGGGTCAAGCATCACATGAATCAGTTATTACACTCCACTCAGTCCTCGCCCCCTGAGCTGTTCAGGAGACCTTCAGCAGCAGCCATGAAGTGGACACTGAACTCTCCATTGCAGGCAGTCTTTAGGAAATGACTTCACTGAagtgtctgtatttatttatttttcatacaaaaTAAGAGTTCAGACTTTGTACTGCAGTGGTGGGATCTGGATTTAGCATGGGTCAGAATCAGCAAATACAGACACAGGATGACACAGAACTGGAGACAAACACCATCCACGACCTGTACAAGTCTTTCATCATGGAGTGCCCGAGTGGATCTTTGTACCTGCACGAGTTCAAGAGGATGTTTGGAGTACAAAACGGCACGCCTGAGTCACAGTACATGGACAGCATCTTCCGAGCATTTGACATGAATCATGTGAGTTACGAAGCTGCTTTAAagtaaaactaaagaaaaactGCATGTGTCTTTGTATTTATAAAAAGCAAATCCTTTATTTCAATCTGCCCAAGCATACTCTCACTGTAACTGTTCCCTGTTTACAGGACAACACAATGGATTTTATAGAGTATGTGGCAGCACTTAATCTTGTCCTGCGTGGAAAACTTGAGGACAAGCTGCGGTGGTCGTTCAAGGTGTTTGACAATGATGACAACGGCCGACTAGACAAAGACGAAATACGAAAGATTGTCAAGGTAAAAAGATTGTATTTCATTATAACAATGGCAGCACTGTGGTgcggtggttagcactgttgcttcacagcaagaggattaAGGGTTCAAATCCACTGGTCGGGGGCAtttctgtgtttgcatgttctccacgtgtcagtgtgggttttctccaggttctccGGCTCACACAGTCCCAAGTCCAGGTTCATCTGTGACCCTAaatagatgtgaatgtgagcatgaatggttgtctgtctctatgtgttagccctgtgatagtctggtgacctttCCTGTGTGTACCTGACCTCtagcccagtgtcagctgggataggctccagccctaaAATGTTAACAGAGACATAGAGTTGTTTATGATAATCAGTTAAACACATAGATAGATATTTCATACAACTATCAGAATTATGGCATGGAATCTTAGCTCTAGTTCAGAGAATGTGCagaagctaaatgctaacatcaacatgttgacaagttcacaatgacaatgttaaTGTGTTGATATTTAGCAGgtatacaccaatcagccaaaacattaaaaccactgacaggtgcttctgttctgctgggaaagctttggttctggcattcatgtggataccacctgacgtgttccacccactcaaacaccgttgcagaccaagtacccccccctcatggcaacagtactccccaatggcagtggccctccagcaggataatgcaccatgccacactgcaaacatggctcaggaatggcccaaggaatgtgacaaagacctcaaagtgtcaacctggcctccaaattccccagatcccaatctgaatgagcatctgtggcacgtgccattaacccacctcacaacccactggactaaatggatctgccgccaacgcactggtgccagacaccctaggacactcccagagatcctgtgtccatgcttcgacaggtcagagccaagtccgatccaaggaggccccattggattaggggtacatctggggtactggcacatcacaagaatccttgagcagattgggacctgggaaatttagaagccaggtttccgaaaggtttcccagcagaacaatgcattggaacaaaataatcaaagttattcacttcacctgtcagtggtttgaatgttttggctgatcggtgtatggTTTACCACATTCACTCTCTtggtttagcatgttagcatgttaacaatTACTAATTAACACTATATAGTACATCTGAGgccaacatatcctcatacaactgCTCATATGATGTCTtgagaaaatgcaaataaatggtTCGTATCATATCCTACAAATATGTCCTTAACGTAAAGCTGCGTAATTAATGCAAAGTTATggaagttaggtttaggcaagtaaagttactgtggttggGTCTagtgaaaagaaacatggtgagaacataccttaaaatgtcTCAAAGGTCACTGAGAGTTCACACGGTTCAGAACACCGGTTCCTCGGGGGAAAATCGCAGGGGCAAGTCCAAAGTTtgtgatccatccaccaccatcAGCCAGCCTCCTCACCGGACCACTTTCTTCTTTACTgcgtcagcgcattggtcatgtgattgcagccttccagaATATGTGGGTTATTTACTCATCACTGGTTCATGATTAAATGgtatatgtacaaattttggtgcattactattcatagaaaaacaaacaaacagcctgctgaggctgatgggaatgtcattagctGTGGGGTATTTGGTAATTAGccaaagtattggacacatTTAAATATTGATCTGATACTGGTGCTAGATGAAAGGTTGGGTGATTATCAGAGCTGTAACAACTGATTATTttgggaccatgaatgtctgaacaGACCATCAGCCCAAGATTGCCATCCACCTTGCCACTAGTGTGGCTTAAGACCACATACTTTGTCAACATCATCATTTCAAGATGAGAAACGGTCTGACTGTCAGATTTTTCTTTCAGATAATCTACAAGATAAAGAAAGGCTCTGCGTCTGGGGATTCAGGAATAGGAAACCTCACTTCTGAGGAGGTGTGTGAGCGCATCTTTCAAGAGGTCGACGTGAATAGTGATGGTATGTAGACTGCATACTACTACTactcaaaaccaacaaaatccTCAAACAAAATCCTTCAAAATTTAAGTTTTCTTAATATTTAGTAGTCAGTGATTCCTTCTCAATATTATGTTTGTGCTGCAGGTGAGATTACACTGGATGAGTTCGTCGAAGGGGCtcagaggagcccatggctgcaaAGCTTTCTGCGACTTGATGTCAATCCCAGAGGATGGGTCCAGAAGTACTTGTGTGACAGGAAACTCACAGACACCAAAGATTCCTGAAGGACTTCAGTGTATTCAGACCAGCTTGCCAAAGGAGCTTGGACTGCCTGAAGAGGACTCTGATTGTGAACATATGGGGGAAACATAAATACTTCTATGAAGGAATTTTTGTCtcatgcaaatgttttatttgtgctcattcaaaagCACATGCCCCGTGCACAGCGCTGTCAGTCCGTATGACTTGGTGCAGGTTGTGGCGCTGCACATCAGAGGGCTGCATTGCTTCTTCCTTTAATTTAGTCTTCACTTGAAATGTTACAAACGACACGCTTCGTGTTTTATTTGTGCATTGACATGTTGTTGACCTGCATGTTATATGTTGAGAGGCTCCTGCCTGTCTGGAAGAAAGGATGTCACAATGTTGTCGATGCTCCCGAGTTGCACAAACACTTTGTCTGACTATTGTCCAGGAACGTGGCGATACGAGGATCTGAATGACGTGGGACGGACTTGTATAAGGCTGAAATGATTGTTCGGTACTTGAACTGTTTCATGTGTGTCTGCCCATGCACATGTGCTGTGCCAAAGGCTTCTTGGATATGAGATTTCTGTGTAAATAAACTTACATATTCATGTCAGACCAACTGAGGCtcaagtttattttattatctatCAAAGTGAAGATTGATGAGAGCACAGGTTTCTCCACATCAACTTCCACCAGCAGTGTGACAAACCCTCTCATGCCTTCATTGTGGAACAGTATAAAACCAGTATTGTGCTTACTCTGCTTTTGTTTAAGCCCTCTTATAATATTGTAACTGGACACAATGAGCATTTTGCCTCAGCAAGGACATATGGACATATTAGACAAAATTTAGACATATCGTAAAATATGATTTACATTGTGGCCTCATATTGCTCTGAATTGTTTGTTCATGAATTAGCTTACAAACCTCTGCAAAATATATGTTTTGTATATGTCTGGTATAGAGACATATGGGAGGGGAATTCTATTTTTTATAAGGggctttatttattcaaaaaaatatatatatattgtgcgTGAAAGGGGGTAGatagaggggatgacatgcagcaaaggaccatGGGTTGGAGATGAACCAACAGCCACAACGGCAAGGACAAAGCCTTTGTGCACAGGGTACCTGCCCTGCCAGGTGAGCTACTGGACACCCAAGATAGCAGACAATATTACAAGCTGCAATGTGTAGGACATATAATTATTTTACTTTGGCACCATCTAGTGGTTGTATTAAGAATGACACTGTGGCAGGAGGGAGTGTGAATAAATGGGCTGCAGTATTAGTTCAGTACCTACAAACAAAAAGTTGTTATCTCAACATTAagtaaaaaatgactaaaatggtTTAATAAAAATTCAAGATAATAAGGTTTGAAGAAAATTATAATATGTGTTTAGGTGCAGGAAGTTTGAAATAAAGCAGTGTATCTATCAGATACTTTAGAGATTAGTGCCCCGATTAAATTCTTGTTACAATGTTCAAGTGACAGTGCAGTCTTTTTCTGCTGTCAATAGACTTGGGTCAACACTTTGCTCACCACTCTGGAGGGATTTCTCCTGACAATGCTCTGGGACCTTCCACATGTGTGAGATACACTGGATCAGTTGACACATGTGACACTGATGGattctatttattttctgtgggGAGCAGGAGCTCCAGCCGCACGTTGCATGATGGATACAGCACAGCAAGTTGACATTCACCATCTGTCTTTGCATAAACATGACTCGAGATCAACTTAATGCAAATGTGGTCGGCCCATTGCAACACAAAGCTCCCCTCAAACTGTTGAACAAGGCAGTGCAGATCAAATTTAAATTAAGATTCTGTTGATGTACTGCATATTTCTCACTTCTAATGTTTGCAAAAACATATTATTGtttactgtttagctgtaaaatgagaaggtTTGTGACCCGGCTGCCATCTTGACAACAGTCCAGCCAAGTACTGCCAAGTGTTTGGGATTCAGTATTCATCAGTATTCATTGTCTTTGGTGGATTCACCCGGTTGTCATTATTTGATCCAGCTGCAATTCACCATCCTGTCTGAGCCACAGCTCAAGCTGATAAAAGTGGCTTTGTAGAAGTGCCAGACAGTGGCAGTGATttgggcccaatcccaattcctatcttcTCAAActcaaccctcaatctcactagccctcaaaaccaagtgttaagggctatcttgtgactttaaaatgggacacccctCAAAGGCAAATACGTCTTAAGACTGTCGGGGGCAGCAATATGCCAAAACTCCGTCCAGTCTGTcagttcaaagaagaagaaatatatgtCACAAGTAGTCATCGATAAAAAGACGTGATgaggtttttttccccaacactttatttcaattcttgtaaaaaacaagcagtgacagacatgaacagaacaaatatgccagggttaagagaaaagaaaaataaataaaataaacaaataaataaataaataaaaaagttcagcagctcaaacaattaaattgtttacatattttcagagtCTTTATAGCTTTGGAGTTTGTGGAGTGCTGACCGAGAATTATGTTATGAATATGAACAGTTCACAAGTTACAAATTACTCACTCCCATAGTTTTTTTGGGGCCTGCTTGCTTTTTGTAAACTTGTCTTCattggtggccctgaaatgaaTCAGGGCTTATGTTTTGTctggtggccctgaaatggaACAGAGATAACAGCattactttcttttatttttttgggctacctgtcagatattcattaagttattagtttagtttcatgtagTATTGCAAGTATTATCACAGTGAATACTGTAGTCAACATCCAGCAGAACTGTGTTATAAGTGTTATCTGGCGACTTTCATCAACGTTTCACTCTTTGGGTTATAAGTTGATATTCAACCAAATAACCTGTAACAGTTACCACAACAACCGACGTAACGTATTCAGCAGAAAGTCACCAGATAATACGATCACTAACGTTAACCTGCAGCTGGTAACGTTACCAGCTGCAGGTTAACGTTAGTTTTCATGGTGTAAAATGTTTACTTGTTTGAGGCACCAGTTTGTGGCTTCAGGTCTGGGCAGCAGGCTCactatgtttgtttctttttactcATACATTCATTACTTCCAGCACCACAGGTAGATTACTTTGTAGTAACACTAGGTCTTAAAGGTGGCtgcttgtgtgtatttttagttTGACAGGTAAGATTAGTGCAGCTGGATATCTTTCAGCTGGTTTTAGCTGCAGTGAGTCAGTGGGGATTCTGAAGGATTAGgaggtgtgttttgttttgtttggtttatgATTTGGCACCACTCGCAGCCCTTTTTGTCCCGTGCCTCACTGGACTTCCTCACAATGTACTTTGACTTGTTTGCACTGGGAAGgccattaaaacatttatagaGGGACCACCAATCACAGAGCTCCCTGGCCAAGGAACTGTAAGGTAAGATCCTGATAGGGCCCGAGAACTGGCACACCGCAATGACATGCAGGTATTATTAATATCAACGGCTATGcctgtgcatttcctgctgtgtACTTTTGGCATGTGGGTGGAGTCCACACAGAAATGCGGAAAACATTCAGAATCCACCCAGACAACCTCACCTGTCCTGCCAACTGACAGCTTCAAACCCTGGACTTTTTTTTGCCgtggagcagcagctctgaccTTTGAACGACCAGGTTGGCACACAACATTTCATTcttgtaaaaaatgtttaaagtgaTGCTCATTGGTAATGTGGTCAAGTGCTTCTCTtcaaaatgtgaaatgtttctACACTGAATAATCTTgtaacaagaaaacaaaagtactgattgcttgtgtttttatgtgctgAAACATCCTGTCTGATCTTTAAAATGGGAAGTGATAGAAGCTTCAGTATTTCACTTCCCTATTTCTGTTGTGGGAGAGGGTAATGATAATTATGTGCTGACGGTATGAGCAGGCTGTCCTCTCTTCATCACCCTCAGCACGCCTTCTAAGGAACTCAGTCAACAAAAACACTGCCCCAATATCTGAAGGAATATGTGAAGAAAATGGCCTCTCCAAATGGTGAGCAACCTCACATGTACTTTGAAGATTGTTAGAGATCTGTGGTTATTGTTTGAGAATGTTGACGTATTGGCCTTTGGTACAGGAATATTATGTTGAGAGATTTCTTAATCGCTTCATAATGCTTGCGTAACATCATTATACTTTGAGTGAAATATTCCCAGTGAGTTATTGTGCattgaaaaacattattttataccACTGAAACAAGCAACAGGGCCCTGTTTGAGAAATTTGGTTCAGTGAAATGTCAGTCAAACTCTGTCAGAGTTTTGATCATTTTAGGGTTACCCAACAGGTTCTTCCAGAAAACTTGATAATCTGTTTTTGAAACAGTGTCTTGCATACTGTAAGGCAAGTAAAGGCAAGGcaggtttatttttaaaattttggcAACAACATTAAGACAGGTATAGAATATAAGAATCAAAGTTAGAGTGCAGTGTGAGAAATGAGTTAATTAAAGTCTTCAGTCttaatttaaaattaaagctgcaagcagcgttgggcaGGACCTCGGACTCCCGCcgtttcggcctccagctcacgtagacagttaaagacaaaagttttagatgattttagacccctctccactctagctcacagctgacaatttctccacatttgctcatgttattttcagaggcaatagctcacttcctattggatttaggtcaggggtgtcaccatgtgatttgtaggtcttgatgagacgaacaagccagttttggtttgatctttctacaacATTCCTATGGGCTGCAGTGGCCATTGTAATGTGTCTAGGTGGCACGATGatcgtcaggaggttttgtggcaCATCAccgttaaagggatagtgcactcaaaaatgaaaattcagccattatctactcacccatatgccgagggaggctcaggtgaagttttagagtcctcacatcccttgcggagatcccaggggagaggaggtagcaacacaactccacctaatggaggctgacggcgccccagattcaaaagtccaaaaacacataattgaaaccacaaaatatctccatactgctcgtccgtagtgatccaagtgtcctgaagcctgacataaaaagttgtttggaaaaatgtcatttgaactctgtttttagcctcattgtagcctgtagctctgactgcctctctgtgcaccgcgctcacgtgtgcatGTCACTAGCTGGGCTAGTtctgaattcaaataaacacaagaagtttgtgctctagagaaaggatcagcactcagtgaataaccacCTAAGccctattatggcaaggcttaactataatGTGTAATATTatgtaattgtcttaatgtggcGATTAAAAATCAGGTCTGAATCCATgactacaccaagatttctggcttggtTAACATTGCCAATTGAAGCTGAGCGCTGACTTTTGATCATTCTGCCTTGGCTCCGAAAACAGTTATCTCAGTGTTGCTTTTGTTTAATTAAAGAAAACTGGCAGATCCAGTCATTTATTTGTTCAGTGCACTCAGCCAGAGCTTGTATTGGACTACAGTGCCCTGGTGATACATTTATGTAAATTTGTGTGTCGTCTGTGTAATCGATAAGATATTTTGTTATGTTCTATACTGTAAACCAATTCATTTGTAACACAGGAAACAGTTGGGAGGAATGGGACCTGTCAGGACAGAAACTGAAGTCCCTTCCTCATGATCTTCTAGCACATGCTAGAAAAGCGGATTTGCAGAGGAACAAACTGAAACGGATCACTGGCATCTCCAGATTCACCGATCTGACGGAGCTTAATCTCTCCAGGAACAAGATAATGGAGTTTTCTCAGGAAATACACAACCTGCATAAACTAGAAAAACTCTACATGAACCAAAATAACATCAGAGCCATCCCAGAGGGAATCTTACCACAGCTTAGAAGGTTAAAGTTCCTAAAACTCAGCACCAATCGCTTGACTAAGCTTCCTTCAGATATAAACCAGTGCACCAGTATCACTTACCTGGACCTTTCCAAGAATTGCCTGCAAAACATCCAACCACTGGTTGGTCTCCCAAAACTGAAGGAGCTTTTGGTTGAGAAGAACCAACTGACTGAGCTCCCGTCCCAGCTCTTCCAGAATGGTAGTTG from Epinephelus moara isolate mb chromosome 1, YSFRI_EMoa_1.0, whole genome shotgun sequence harbors:
- the LOC126391564 gene encoding guanylyl cyclase-activating protein 2-like codes for the protein MGQNQQIQTQDDTELETNTIHDLYKSFIMECPSGSLYLHEFKRMFGVQNGTPESQYMDSIFRAFDMNHDNTMDFIEYVAALNLVLRGKLEDKLRWSFKVFDNDDNGRLDKDEIRKIVKIIYKIKKGSASGDSGIGNLTSEEVCERIFQEVDVNSDGEITLDEFVEGAQRSPWLQSFLRLDVNPRGWVQKYLCDRKLTDTKDS